Proteins from one Panicum virgatum strain AP13 chromosome 7K, P.virgatum_v5, whole genome shotgun sequence genomic window:
- the LOC120641980 gene encoding ethylene-responsive transcription factor RAP2-10-like, whose amino-acid sequence MQGAYRSSSEESAASPAAAAAAAAAAAMAPLAAAAVKMEEQAAAAAAAMAAGTQAPAPLQQMQPRRQYRGVRMRKWGKWVAEIREPHKRTRIWLGSYATPVAAARAYDTAVFYLRGRSARLNFPDEIPALGLVEGGGEPARGGEPDGGTLSAASIRKKAIEVGSRVDALQTGMMVAPPHHRERQRHHHHHHHGHHGLPQLQLHAEEEQRQQEQKQQRAAWSGRAKNPDLNRAPSPDSSDAE is encoded by the coding sequence ATGCAGGGCGCGTACCGCTCTTCCAGCGAGGAGTCGGCGGCGTCGCCAgcggctgccgcggcggcagcagcagcggcagccatggccccgctggcggcggccgcggtgaAGAtggaggagcaggcggcggcggcggctgcggcgatggcggccggcacgcaggcgccggcgccgctccagcagatgcagccgcGGCGGCAGTACCGCGGCGTGCGCATGCGCAAGTGGGGCAAGTGGGTGGCGGAGATCCGGGAGCCGCACAAGCGCACGCGCATCTGGCTGGGCTCCTACGCCACGCccgtcgcggcggcgcgcgcctacGACACGGCCGTGTTCTACCTGCGCGGGCGGTCGGCGCGGCTCAACTTCCCCGACGAGATCCCCGCGCTGGGGCTcgtggagggcggcggggagcccgcgcgcggcggcgagcccgaCGGCGGCACGCTGTCCGCGGCGTCGATCCGGAAGAAGGCCATCGAGGTGGGGTCGCGCGTGGACGCGCTGCAGACCGGCATGATggtcgcgccgccgcaccaccgcgAGCGGCagaggcaccaccaccaccatcaccatGGCCACCACGGCCTcccgcagctgcagctgcacgcCGAGGAAGAGCAGCGCCAGCAGGAGCAGAAGCAGCAGCGCGCGGCCTGGAGCGGGCGCGCCAAGAACCCGGATCTCAACCGGGCGCCCAGCCCCGATAGCTCCGACGCCGAGTGA